In the genome of Dioscorea cayenensis subsp. rotundata cultivar TDr96_F1 chromosome 1, TDr96_F1_v2_PseudoChromosome.rev07_lg8_w22 25.fasta, whole genome shotgun sequence, one region contains:
- the LOC120258378 gene encoding photosystem I assembly protein Ycf4, producing ELITGSRKTSNFCWACILFLGSLGFLVVGTSSYLGRNLISVFPSQQIIFFPQGIVMSFYGIAGLFISSYLWCTISWNVGSGYDRFDRKEGIVCIFRWGFPGINRRIFLRFLMRDIQSIRMQVKEGLYPRRVLYMEIRGQGAIPLTRTDENFTPREIEQKAAELAYFLRVPIEGKRN from the coding sequence GGCCTGTATCCTTTTTTTAGGTTCACTAGGATTCTTAGTGGTTGGAACTTCCAGTTATCTTGGTAGGAATCTGATATCTGTATTTCCATCTCagcaaatcattttttttccacAAGGTATTGTCATGTCTTTCTATGGGATTGCGGGACTATTCATTAGCTCCTATTTGTGGTGCACAATTTCGTGGAATGTAGGTAGCGGTTATGACCGATTCGATAGAAAAGAAGGAATAGTGTGTATTTTTCGTTGGGGATTTCCTGGAATAAATCGCCGCATCTTCCTTCGCTTCCTTATGCGAGATATCCAATCAATCAGAATGCAGGTTAAAGAGGGTCTTTATCCTCGTCGTGTCCTTTATATGGAAATCAGAGGCCAAGGAGCCATTCCCTTGACTCGTACTGATGAGAATTttactccacgagaaattgaACAAAAAGCTGCTGAATTGGCCTATTTCTTGCGTGTACCGATTGAAGGAAAAAGAAACTGA